Genomic window (Sphaeramia orbicularis chromosome 7, fSphaOr1.1, whole genome shotgun sequence):
GATCCTGGCAGTCTTTCCTTAGTGTGTTGATGACCAGCAGAGACAGTTCTGGATTTAATGCGGCATAAGAGCACAGGAAGACGTAGACCAGCTTCTTCTGGACAATGTCCACTGTGGCACAAGCCTTCACTATTTCACTGAACAGGCCTGAGACATCCACACCCTGTGACATGGCCCTGAGAAAGAAAGGGAAGGGATGCAGTGaagtgtatttaaaccctcagtagAGATACTCTGACTTTacataaaacacatgaagaagcCAGTCTTTTTCTGCCTGTCTCCTACCTGATGACCTTAAGGATGGTGTTCCTGTAGCGCAGCTGGTCAGACTGGACATTAGGGTTGGACAGAGCTCTCCTCAGCTCCTTCACCATGTCCTCACTGCCCAGATAAGGCATGGTGTccacacactgacaacaacatAAACATGTTAACACCAATCATCATCACTCCATAGGGATAACACTATCAAAGCTTCAGTAACACAGCTATTCACAGACGCACACGTTTCCACTTCATGCAGCTAGCTACAAGCTACATTACAACATTACACAACAGTAAATTGGTTTATTGGTTCAAATACATTACCGTTACTCTTTAATAAGGGTTTTCATAAGTTAAGTTCACAAACATGACTTGGCTGTTCGCTTCTGTTTACAACTGCCCATGGACGCACACTTCcgcacttcttcttcttcagcaTAAATAAAGTAGAATATATATTTAATCGCATGCTGCTCTCTGGCGGTTGGGGAAGGAATTACAGTCTGTCAGTGCAAGATTTATAAATAGAGTATGATACATATAATAAAGGTTTGCAGTGGTGTAACTGTAAAGATGTATTTTctagtaaagacaaaaaaaattaaaaaatgtactaAAGGATGAAAAGTCTAAAATTCCCCTTCTTCTGCTAGCAACTGTTGCATAAGCTGAAaattgtttttctgagctcacaCACAGGTCTCACAGGGAAAAACTCTACATATCaatttatagaatatgatgcattgctgtagattaaagtACTGTGTGATTCCAGATATGAAGTACTGAATTTGCAGCTGTATGACATCACAACCATAACATTCTACAAGCATATATCCAGATGTATGTCACTACTAacatatttttgtacatatttttctcaGCAAGTACACTTAGAtacaatgagatttttttttttgtaatttaactaCAGTAACTCCATAATATTCATCTAGTTATGACCAACACTGAATTTAAGAAAACTGAGACAATCCCATCTGGGTAATTACAACTGACAAAGGTCTGTGAGCAGGACAGCAGCTCTCTTTATGGATCTTTTTTATGTTATGTGTTCATTCACAAACAGATTTGAGTCAGAGTTGATGATGGTTTTATTGATTGTGAAAAGCAGGAAGGCTACAAATACAGAAACCTTAAGACTTCCAGCAGGACAAAGTCCGACCCCCCCCACATCCAAAGGCAGGCATCCACTCCACCCGCCCCCATTGGCCGGGGTTTAAAAGGCAGAGCTTCATGAAAAGGAGCGAGGGGTGGGACTCTGTGCTGGATGTCCAATCGGCTGACAGAAGGCAAATGGACTACCACCCTGCTGGTCCAGAGAAAGCTGCTCAATCCTTCCTCTGGGCTGTGTGGGCAGATCCAGGTGCCAGGACCAAGAACCAAGTCTTTTCCCTCAAGATTCCTTCACCAACGTTAAGACATTAACATCACCCAACTCCACAAACAGCTAGACGACCCTGTTTCACCCTCCCCACTGCGAAgcacccaaaacacacacacaattcatGATTCCTTGAACTTGGCAAGAATGCTTTTGGAATGTTTTCAATTTATACTCGGCTTTTGACATAAACCTTATTTTACATTAGGATAAAATTTACAAAGTGAGATGTTCTTCCAGAGTAAATcatggaaaaataaaatgaaaggagTGCACACTTTAATAAAAAGGCTCATGATGGTGTGTGATCCTATCCAGAGTTTGCATATAATGGTGAACTGAAGGCTCCTTCCATAGATGGATAAATAATAATGCCTGCTGTCCATTCCCTCTCCCACTggaagaagatgacagtgattTTGGTTTGTGTGCTCTTAGCCGTTCAGCTTAAAGGGGGGATGAGATGGACAGCAATATCACACAAATcatcgcacacaaacacacacacaaaaacacagcgCGTCAGAGGGGCAGCAGTGTCTATGACAGATTGGGGCTCAGGGCAGGACTGGTCGAGTTGTTGTCCTGATTTGCTGCTTGGCTTCCTCTGGGTGGAACTTCGATAATACGGGGCTTGTCAATGATGCGAGCGTGACGGTCACCTTTTTCTACGATGCCAATTATCCAAGCTCCTCCCATCATGCCTTGACCTCCAGCCCCTGAGGTCTGGCTCTTCATTTCTGAACAAAACTTGGCCGCCTGCTCTCTGGGAAGACACACCAGGAGCCCACCTGAGGGGAGAGGGTATACAACAGTTTAATCCGTGTCAGTGTGATCCGAAAGTGGATGATGACAGAAAAAGGCCTGTAGTTTCATATCATGCTCTCTTCATTTTGTTATGTTTCAAACCATTCTTTgctacagtatttttctggtcattTTGCTTTGTGCTGTCAAATGGTACAGATCCATGCAAGAAATTtgtaaaaatgcaacaaatatGGAGATGAGCAAACATGACATAGAAGTGGATCCTTCTGAACACGGGGAAGACTCAGACCAGCAAACACAAACAAAGAGCTGACCCTAAAAGACTGGCTACGTCTGTCATATAAACGTTGTTCAGGTAGGTCTAGGTATTAAAACTTTCCTATTCAACTGAAATTTGTTTAATCCACCCATTTATCAgcataattacagtattttatagGGTACAAGACTAACCTATTGCATTAAATCTGCTAGCACAGATTGCTAGGCTAGTGATActatttcagtctgtttatagCAATACTTTAGCATCTATCTGTATATTTAGGTTTAGTCTGCATTCATTTGCAGAGTTTGTGTAAAATGTTTTGCACTTGTTGCATGAGAAAAAGCAAAGAATTGGCCTATGTACATGTGCTGAAGTTTCTGAACTCTTAAAACATAAAGTAAGTCTATTTTCCCTCCATGTTTGTTCTTCTATTTTCCCtgtctgcgtgggttccctccaaatactccagcttcctcccatcaTTCAAAGACGTGGACCTTAATAGTTTAATTGTCGTAAATCACCCATAGAAGTgcatgtgacagtgaatggtcaTTCATTTGTATATGTCAGCCTTGCGATGAACTAGCAAcccatccagggtgtaccccgcctttgcccaagGGTAGCCAGGATAGGTCCCTACAACCCTCATGAAGATTAAGCAGTTCAGAACATGGATGGATGCTTTAGAGTCATGATAGAGTCTAAAGATTTTTATTATATGCATTATAAAACTCAATGATAAAACAATGGAGACACAGCAGCTTATATTCATGAAAATACTGACCAGTGTTTAATTCATGTAGATATTGTCAAAatattgcaatactttttatcTAAAATTATAACAAAATGCCATCACACAGGCAGAGCAAACCTTTGGTTGCAACTCCCATGCATTTTATTGTAACTGAGGTGGAAAAAACGGTGATTTGGATTATTATTctacctttaaaaacaaaacaaaacaaaaacaaaacagcaaaagatCATTATATATTTACTTCAAACAAAAACCATACTGATGACGTCCACGTTTCCTCTCCATGTGGTCATATTACACGAACTATTCACTGACCTTTCAGAAAATATGCTCTATCACAACATCTATCGCTGTCTTGACCTGCAATGACCTGTATATGATTTGCGTACTGTATTTCATGCCAATCTTGTGTTCATACCAGAAGTCTCAGCTGATGTGCCCTGAATCAGGTTGAACAGGTTTCCACAGGCTTTACTGATGGCAGCCATCTTGGCTATGATCGGCAGGTTGTGGATGACAAAGGCCACCTCGTTTTGTTGCTGTGCTGCCAGGTTGTTGGCATGTCCCAACAGCCCGAAACCTGTCACATCTGTTGCGGCGTGGGCCTGGAATTTGTGCATCAGGCTTGCCGCTAGAGACAAAAAGAATAAATAGGAACAACACAACTTGGGTAAACAAGTCAGTGCATGTGGTTTGTGCCATAAATTAATGatttactggtttttttttttgggaataaAAAACAAAGCCTTTCATACCTGTGCGGTTTAGTGTTGCCATAGAGAACATGGCTTCCTGATAGGCCTCTTTAACTTCCTCTTTGGTGACAACTAGCTTGATCTTGTTCCACCTTTCAGGCTGAGACAGAAAAGCAAGGACATGGTTCAGAGATTTGTACAAAGATATAGGTGTGAGCTGTAAAGTATCAGTTCCAAACATATAAAGCTTAATGATGAACAGAACAGTTGGCGTGAGAAAAGTCTGTGGAGAACCTGGTCGAGCCACTGGTGAGCATTGACAGCCACTTGCGTCCCCAGAGGTTTTGTCAGGACCAAGACGTCACCTGGTACGGCACCATCTGGCCTGGAAAAGGCATACACAGTAGAGAGTAACAGCCTTGTTGGACACTTAAACTGCTCAATAGGTTACAATCAGGCACAGATTTACTCATTTCATATGCAAATACTCATTCATTGTTAAGAAACGAATTTAAAGTGCTTTAGCCATTTGAGTTATCCACAAAAAACAACAGGAGAGTCCAGCATCTAGTACAGTTAAATGTAATGCAGctgttaaagttttttttcttagtttttttgctgttcttttttttttttttttttaatttaaattgcaCTAAGAATTTTTTACCACACATCTAATTACAGACGATAACCAACAAATAACAGtgacatgttgaattcagtgtAAAGGATGTGGCAGCTGACATCACTGtggttaaaatgaataaaaacggcTTGCAAAGCTACATGTATTTCAACACATCCCCCGTCTGCTGAAATAGTCAAAGCTGATTACATTCTGACAGAGGCTGTTGAAAGACATTCAGGGAGAAAAGGAAGCTTCAACTAAACTAGACTGGTGAGGTAGGTGCAACAGGCAATATTAATATTCAAGTAATCAATTTACTATACATAACACTATGTGAAGTATTTAAAAATGAAATGCGGTTCTTAAGTGGAAGAAATATTAAGACTGTGCTTGATTTCACCAAtagaatgtaaatgtaaatataaaagtcagtgaatatactgtataaatgtatagatctttgtaaatatttatcatgtagaaaatcactGTTGATTTTCTATAGATACAACAGCCCTTCAATGTGACCGTTTAATATTCTGTTCCTGGAAAATCAATTGCTCCTATGTGttcttaatttttgtgtttcctgtTATTGAGAAAATAATCTAAATACACCTTATTTCTTTGTTGACTTGTAAAGAACCGTTTCCATGTGTCCTTTGCACAAAAAGTCATGTCAAATGTTGACTTGTTACTAATTTAAACCTGTGGAATTATTATGTCCACATCTGTGTATTTATAATCATTAGACACACATTCTTTTCTAGAGAAACATATCATCAGCTTGATGTAACTCACATAATAAACTCATTAGGCTGGCACACAACAGATGCTACTCCACCCACGATGATCCAGGGGTTGATGACTGTCTGACCTCCTGTCACTGAAGTACCTCCCTCCTCTGCTGCATCACGAAAACCTCGAATCATCAGCGGCATGACACGCTCACGATCCTGTGATAGAtacacaaatgtaaataatatcacAACAGATACACTGGTGTTCAGATGACACAGTGCACCACATATATGcacaaatatttaaaaacacTTTAGTAGTGGAATCTCCAAGGAAGTGGCAGTACATTACAGCACAGTCATTACCTTGGCATCCACCCATAAATACACAACACTACCTTCTCATTCATCTTCTGGCTGACACTCAGCAGCATCAGCATGTTGTCGCACTCCGTGATGCCCATAGCATAGAGATCACTGAGGACATTAGCACACGCTATCCTACCCTGAGGTGAACAGATGGagagaaaaaacaagtcaaaacaggCCAAAAATTTTAAGGATGATGACAGCTTGCAGAAAATAAACAGATTTTTCATTcggttatttagttttttttcagtAATTGGTAGAAAGTATTGTATATAAAGGGATTAGGCAGGTTAAGGCAGGTTAAGACGTTTCCACTACATCAAGAACCATGAGTTGGCTGCGTCCATGAAATTTCATGACACCTCCAGCTCTTACAACACTCTGATGTTTCATCAAAACACATTTGTCTAAAAACCACTGCActtgtggatttctgtgatttgTAACAATTGCTGCATTATCTTGAGTGACAGGGCTGTATTGCACAGTGCAGTGCTAGAAAAAGTGCTGCTAAATATTTGCATTCTCCAAATAGAAATGGgccagatcaagtgaaagtgaacatcagtctcaaaaatgtaagtttcacctatcatttctcaaataggctcattttttagcttaagaactttattttatggaactgtttacaaaatttcagtatcacgtagaaaaaaagatataaagatataatcaatataaaattaaacctaaaaaggactaaaatatggaaatgtactattaactttaataatatttttctcGCTTGtgtaagtgatattttaagtctgtgaagcTGTAgtaactaattattcaacagtacaatatAGAAAAGTTATGTACAATCAAATTATTTGTAAAATGTCCACTGCCtttagctgtatatatcacttcagttgtaatatgcatgttaaataaaagtttattagaatatttgcagttttttttttccagcaaagtcttttattatgactactgaaaaaagtgacaaactgctgtcccagTGTCACAacagttgtgttcataaaaatgtatcatttcaacatttttttgatcAAATATTAATCACCATCGAACTTTAACATCAGAGCTAAGTTTCATTTAGtatcaatttcttatgagaacagcatattttgtacatttgtgcaaagtgaaaaaaaaaagatgttcattttgagtccctgtgtcacacagcagtaatttaagtatttttaccccaaaattttatttttgtaaattgtaaCATGTATCACGTGAAattacttactgagacctattcatacatgtattaaacatggataTAAActatttagttttcaacacagagcttgTTGAAtatgaaatgtgtccctgtgtcacCACTTGATCTGGCCCAAATATTACTTTACTTGTGAACAAAATGTCCAATATGGCATTGATAAGCAATCTTTTGTCATTGGATATGCAATTTTCTGACTTGATAAAGTGGCAGTAAAACTGTTTGGCTTTAACATAATTATTACTTATATACT
Coding sequences:
- the sephs3 gene encoding selenide, water dikinase 3, whose product is MSGSTPPPPPAEAAGTEGYFPPGYKPFKPEEHGLERGFRLTAYSDLKGUGCKVPQEALLKLLAGLEPHGADGTGKAVDQASEFGQQAPGPRLGVGMDCCVIPLRHGGLSLVQTTDFFYPLVEDPYMMGRIACANVLSDLYAMGITECDNMLMLLSVSQKMNEKDRERVMPLMIRGFRDAAEEGGTSVTGGQTVINPWIIVGGVASVVCQPNEFIMPDGAVPGDVLVLTKPLGTQVAVNAHQWLDQPERWNKIKLVVTKEEVKEAYQEAMFSMATLNRTAASLMHKFQAHAATDVTGFGLLGHANNLAAQQQNEVAFVIHNLPIIAKMAAISKACGNLFNLIQGTSAETSGGLLVCLPREQAAKFCSEMKSQTSGAGGQGMMGGAWIIGIVEKGDRHARIIDKPRIIEVPPRGSQAANQDNNSTSPALSPNLS